CGGCGAGGCGGTGATAATCGATCCGCAGCGTGACGTTCAGCAATATCTGGACGAGGCCGCCGCCAATGACCAGAAGATAAAATATGTTATCGAGACCCACTCACACGCCGATTTTGTGAGCGGGCATCTGGAACTTGCCGGCAAGACCGGTGCCGACATCATCTACGGTGAGCGTGCAGCGACACATTTTCCGACACATAAGGTTCGCGACGGCGACGAGTTGATGGTCGGCAAGATCAAATTGAGATTTCTTGAAACGCCCGGACATACGCCTGAGGGCATCACGATAGTTGCCGAGGACACAGAAGACAAATATGCACCGCTGAAGATGTTCACGGGCGACACGCTATTTATAGGGGACGTCGGACGGCCTGATCTGATCGGTTCAAAAGGCTTTACCGCAGAGCAGATGGGCGAGATGCTGTACAGTTCGCTCCACAATAGTATCCTCGCATACCCGGATGAGACCGAGGTTTATCCGGCACACGGTGCGGGTTCGCTCTGCGGCAAGTCGTTGTCGAAGGAGACTTGGTCGACACTCGGGAATCAGCGCCAGTTTAATTACGCTCTTCAACCAATGAGCGTTGAGGAGTTTGTAAAGATCGTGGCGGCCGATCAACCTGAAGTGCCGATGTATTTCCCAAAGAGTGCGGCAAAAAATCTACAAGGCTCCGGCTCTCTCGACGATATCGCCAAGCCACGGCAGATATCAGAAGACGAGCTGATCACGTTTGATGGAGTCGCGATCGACGTCCGGCAAGCCTCTGAGTACGGGGCAGGTCACGTGCCGAATTCGGTCAATATCGGGCTCGGTGGGCAATTTGCTTCGTGGGCCGGAACGCTGATCCCGATCGGAACTCCGATCGCGATCATCGCTGAAACCCAAGACCAGGTTGACGAGGCGGTCACCCGGCTTGCACGGGTTGGGCACGAAAATGCCACATACTTTTTCTTGATCAGCGACTATTCCGGAGACATCAGAAAGGTTGGACAGGTATCCGTGGACCTCGTCGACCAATTGATCCGGGACGGCGGCAAAATTCAGTTTGTTGATGTCCGCAGGGCATCAGAACACGCCGCAAGTCACGCACCTCAGACTACCAATATACCGCTTGATAGACTTGCTGTTGATTTCGAAACGCTCGATCCCACGGCGCCGACCTACGTTATATGCCAAGGCGGTTATCGATCGAGCATTGGGACGAGCATTCTCGAAAACGCAGGGTTTCGTGAATTGTTGAACGTTACGGGTGGAACCGCGGCGTGGCTCGCGGCGGGCTTGGAGACGCAAGTGTCGACCGCAGTCTGCGCAGCAACTAAACAGGTGTGACATATGCGAATTTTATTAATATTGGTCTCAATAATGGTCTTGTTCTCCGGATGCCAGAAGTCCGGTAGGACAACGACTGATTCGGGTGTTCAGACATCGTCCACTACCGTAAGAGAGGCCTCACCGGTCGAAACGCAGGTAGCAGTCTCAAAGGCCTATTCTCAATTCATTGATGTACGGACGCCTGAAGAGTATGCGGGCGGCCACGCCGCGAGGGCGGTAAATATACCGCTGGATACATTAATGGGCAGCCTTGATCGTCTCGAAAAGAACGAACCGGTTTATCTGATATGTCAGACCGGGCGA
This is a stretch of genomic DNA from Chloracidobacterium sp.. It encodes these proteins:
- a CDS encoding MBL fold metallo-hydrolase, which produces MQFKQFYLGCLSHASYYLGSDGEAVIIDPQRDVQQYLDEAAANDQKIKYVIETHSHADFVSGHLELAGKTGADIIYGERAATHFPTHKVRDGDELMVGKIKLRFLETPGHTPEGITIVAEDTEDKYAPLKMFTGDTLFIGDVGRPDLIGSKGFTAEQMGEMLYSSLHNSILAYPDETEVYPAHGAGSLCGKSLSKETWSTLGNQRQFNYALQPMSVEEFVKIVAADQPEVPMYFPKSAAKNLQGSGSLDDIAKPRQISEDELITFDGVAIDVRQASEYGAGHVPNSVNIGLGGQFASWAGTLIPIGTPIAIIAETQDQVDEAVTRLARVGHENATYFFLISDYSGDIRKVGQVSVDLVDQLIRDGGKIQFVDVRRASEHAASHAPQTTNIPLDRLAVDFETLDPTAPTYVICQGGYRSSIGTSILENAGFRELLNVTGGTAAWLAAGLETQVSTAVCAATKQV
- a CDS encoding rhodanese-like domain-containing protein, whose translation is MVLFSGCQKSGRTTTDSGVQTSSTTVREASPVETQVAVSKAYSQFIDVRTPEEYAGGHAARAVNIPLDTLMGSLDRLEKNEPVYLICQTGRRSGQAAEMLKGAGFSNVINVTGGTTAWQAADLPMETKPPHNVPAPK